Below is a window of Deltaproteobacteria bacterium DNA.
CAAATGGCAGAGCTTGTCCGCGCACGCCGAACTCTGGAGGGTCTCCGCGAAAGCTCAGAAGCAAAGGGTCAAGGGTATGGTCGGGTCACAGAGACAAACAGAATCGAAAAATCGACGGTTGGCAGGAGATTCTGCCACCCCTCACAACAACAGGGGGGCGATCACCAATGAGACAACGCTCATCAACTTGATCAGAATATTCATGGAGGGTCCAGAGGTATCCTTGAAGGGGTCGCCGATCGTATCTCCAATGACTGCAGCCTTATGGGCCTCAGAGCCCTTCCCGCCTAGATGTCCTGCCTCGATGTACTTCTTTGCGTTATCCCAGGCACCGCCGCCGTTGGCCATGAAAAGTGCCAGGAGTACTCCGGTAAGCGTTGCCCCTCCGAGCATCCCGCCAAGGGCATGGGGCCCTATGATGTATCCCACGAGGATAGGAGCCAGGACGGCCGTGCAGCCGGGAATAATCATCTCCTTCAAAGCCGCTCTGGCGGCGATATCCACACACCTGGCCGAATCCGGCTTGCCCGTGCCTTCCATGATCCCCGGAATCTCCCGAAACTGTCTCCGGATCTCCTCAACCATTTGGAAGGCCGCTTTTCCTACAGAGGCCATGGTCATTGAAGCAACCAGAAAAGGGATGATCCCTCCAATAAACAGACCGATCACCACCAAGGGGTCGGTGATGTTTATGATTTTCAACCCCACCGCCTGGGAATAGGCCGTAAAAAGGGCAAGGGCGGTGAGTGCGGCAGATCCTATGGCAAAACCCTTCCCTATCGCGGCCGTTGTATTCCCCAGAGCATCGAGCCCGTCCGTGATTTTCCTCGTCTCGGGGCCAAGGCCAGCCATCTCGGCAATTCCTCCCGCATTGTCGGCGACGGGGCCGTAGGCGTCGACCGACATGGTGGCCCCCACAGTTGAAAGCATCCCAACCGCCGAGATTCCGATTCCATAGATTCCGGCGAATTTGGACGCCACGAACGTGGCCAGGCAGATCCCCAGCACAGGGAGAGCCACGCTCTCCATTCCCACGGAGAGCCCCGTGATCACGAGTGTGGCCGGCCCTGTCTTGGCAGACTCGGCGATTACTCTGATCGGCTTGGCAGAGGTATAGTATTCTGCCAAGAGCCCGATAATGATTCCCACCCCAAGGCCGGAGAGGAGGGCATAGAAAATGCCCACCGGGAGTCCCGTAGCACTGATCACGAGGTAGCTGAACAGGACGAGGAACCCTGCTGCAACAAAAGTGGAGTATCGGAGTGCAGCCTGGGGACTCAGCTTTTCCAGGATCTTTATGGAGAGTATCCCGAGAAAGGAGGCACAAATCCCGACCATAACGATCATTAGTGGAAGCGACATGTAGAACGGCTGAAGAGGCCCCTGGCACATGGCAGCCGTGGCACCGATGGCGATGGTGGCCACGATGGAACCCACGTAGGATTCGAATATGTCGGCTCCCATGCCCGCGATGTCTCCCACATTGTCCCCTACGTTGTCTGCGATGACCCCTGGATTTCGCGGATCGTCCTCTGGAATCCCGGCCTCAACCTTACCGACGAGATCAGAGCCCACATCAGCACTCTTGGTATAGATACCCCCGCCGAGTCTTGCAAAGAGGGCGATCGAACTTGCACCCATGGCGAAACCGTTGATAACCGTGGAAGTTTGTGGACTGTGACCAAAGAAGTAGAAGAAAACGCCCACACCCAGAAGACCGAGGCTAGCCACAGACATACCCATGACAGCCCCCCCTGCAAAGGAGACACTCAGGGCCTTCGACTGGCCGTGGGTGAAGGCGGCCTGAGCAGTCCGTACATTGGCCTTGGTGGCCGCGTTCATTCCGAAGAAGCCGGCCATCATCGAACAGAAAGCACCTGAAGAGAAGGCCACACCGGTATAGAAACCGATCTTCCACCAGAGCAGAAGGAAAACTATGACAATGAACCCAGCCAGGATCGAGTATTCTCTTTCGAGAAAAACCATGGCCCCCTTGTGGATCATTGCTTCCAGTTCCCGCATGAGATCCGAACCTTCTGGAAATCTCATGATGTAGGCATAGATCAGGGATGCGAAGATCAACCCCCCTATCCCGAAATAGGGGGCATAGTTCACGAAGTCTCCCATTGTAACCTCCCCTGTTCGAAGATCGACCTATCTGCCTTTCTCCTCAAAGGTCGGCGCCTTGTTGAAGAGGTTCATGGCACCTTCGACCCCGTGGAGGAGAATCGCCTCTATCGCCTCTCCCGCCTTCGCCAGAACAAAGCTTAGGCTCCTTTTCTGTTCCTCGTCAAAAGGGTGCAGCACGTAGTCTGTTACCTCATCTTTTGTTTCGGGCCGCCCGATTCCGACCTTCAGACGGACAAAATCAGACCGGCCCAGAATATCCATGACGGACTGCACGCCCTTGTGACCTCCGTGTCCGCCCCTGGTTCTGATCCGAATCCACCCGAAATCCAGATCGAGATCGTCATGTACCACTATTAGATCTTCCGTGGAAAAGCCGAATATCTCCTGGAGCTTCCCGACGGCAAGTCCGCTCCTATTCATATAAGTCTGGGGTTTGGCAAGAACTACCCTCTTTCCGAGGATACTCCCCTCTCCGTAGCGAGCACCGAACCTGCGCCTGGAAAGTGAGATCAGGTGCTTTCGAGCGACTTGGTCAACGACCATGAAGCCCACGTTGTGGCGGGTGACCCTGTATGCCAGCCCCGGGTTCCCCAGACCGACTATGAATCTCACCCCTGTCTACCTTAAGTCTCTTTCTCCGCTCCGCTTTCCTTCTCCCCCAGTTCCTCCGCCTCTTCTTCGGCCTCTGAGATCGCGGCCTCTGCTGCGGCTTCCCTCTCTACCACCGGGGCCACCACGGTAGCCACTGTCAGGTGGGGATCCGTGAGAATCTTGACCTTGTCGACCTTGATATCCTGCACATGAATGGAATCCCCGATGTTCAGGGGAGTGACATCCACCTCGACGTAGGGGGGGAGATCAGCGGGAAGGCATTCGACTTCCAGCTCTCTCCGCACCTGTTCGAGGATTCCACCCATCTTTGTGCCCTCGGGTTTTCCCACGAGCCGGACAGGCACCTCAACCGTCATGGTCTCCTTCATTGACACACCGTAGAGGTCTACGTGAATAGGCACTCCCTTGAGGGGATCGACCTGAATGTCTTTGATCATAGCTACATGATTTGATTCTTTCCCATTCCCCTTGTTGTCTCGGATCTTGAGGTCGATCAACACGTTCTGCCCGTGCTGCAACAGGCGGAGCAGTTCCCTCGAGTCGAAGACGACCGGCACGGGCTCGATCCTGGGGCCGTAGAAGACAGCGGGGATCTGCCCCCGGCTCCGTAACTTCCTGGCCGCCCCTTTTCCTCTTGTTTCCCTTGTGTGTACCTCCACCTTCAATCTCTCCATAGGGAGATCCTCCTCCATCTAGATAAAGAGTTCACTCACCGAGGCCTCTCTGTGAATACGCCTTATTGCCTCTGCCAGAAGCTCTGCCAGAGAGATGACCTTGATCTTCTCACAGCGCCTGGCACCGGCCTCCAGGGGAATGGTGTCGCTCACCACCAACTCCTCGATAGGTGACGGGTCTATCATGTCGACAGCCGATCCGGAAAGAACGGGGTGAACACAACAGGCGTAGACATGAGCCGCCCCGCTCTTCTTGAGAGCCTCGGCCGAATGGACCAGCGTCCCACCCGTGTCTATGATGTCGTCAACGAGAATGGCGATTTTCCCTCTCACGTCCCCCACGACATTCATCACACGTGAGACGTTGGGCCCCTCTCTTCTCTTGTCGATGATCGCAAGGGACGCATCCATGTGCTTGGCAAAGGCCCGAGCCCTTTCCACACCACCGGCGTCTGGAGAAACCACCACCGCATCGTCTCCAAAGGCCTTTCTGAGGTACCGGACCATGACGGGGGAGGAGAAGAGGTGGTCAACAGGGATATTGAAGAATCCCTGAATCTGGCCCGCGTGGAGTTCCACGGCCAGGATCCGGGAGGCTCCGGCACTCGTAATCAGGTCTGCCACCAACTTCGCCGTAATGGGAGCCCTCGGCGAGACCTTCCGATCCTGCCTGGCATATCCGTAGTAAGGAATAACAGCGGTGATCCTCCTGGCCGAAGCTCTCTTGAATGCATCGATCAGGATCAGTAACTCCATCAGATTCTCATTGACCGGGCGGCAGGTCGATTGGATCACGAAGACGTCCATTCCCCGGACGCTCTCATCGATCTCCACATTGATCTCGCCATCGCTAAACCGTTTGACCACGGCATCACCGAGGTTAACCCCCAAGATCTGAGTAATCCGTTTGGAGAGTTCGACATTTGAATTGCCCGTGAAGATCCTCAAGGTGTCGTCGCTCATCATGACCCCGTCAACTCCACATAAAAGGCCAGAGGCGGCCACCCCGCCCGTGGCCCAGCAGAAGAGAATCGTTCTTCCCGATGGCCTTGCTCCCCCGGTCTTTTAAGCCCCGTTGGAGAGAGAGACCGCCCCGCCGTATCTTTTCCGGCAAGAACTGGGGTGGGAGGATTCGAACCTCCGAATACAGGTTCCAAAGACCTGTGCCTTGCCACTTGGCCACACCCCAAGAAGAGTCATAGCTACCCGGCCGTCCGATTGATCTCTTTTTGGTATTCCGAAAGGACTCTCGACTCTATTCTCTCTCTTGTTTCGTTGTTGAGAGGATGGGCCGTATCCCGAAAAGTCCCGTCCTTTCTCTTCTTGCTCGGCATAGCCACAAAGAGGCCGTTGTTTCCATGGATCACTTTGAGATCCCTTACGACAAAGCAGTCGTCAAAAGTGATGGTCACGTAGGCCTTCAGCTTTTCCTCACTCACGGGAAAAACCCTCACTTCCGTGATCTCCATGGTTGCCCCCCTTGCTTTACGACCCTATGTTTTGGGTCAAGAAGATCTCCCAGTCTCTCTTTCCAAACTCCTCCTTAAGCTCTCCGTATGCGTCTTTCGCTTTCTCCTTCGCAAGAAACAGACCGTAGACCGTCGAACCGCTCCCCGACATCAGGGCCCCGACGGCCCCTGCCCTGAGCAGGCTCTTCTTTATCCCTTCTAGGACCGGATACTCCTGCAAAACCGCCCGCTCAAGATCGTTTCTGAGCAATCCAGCCAGGTTGCCGATGTCCCAGAAAAACGTTGGCATATTAATATGATCCCCCCTCTTTGTCAACCGGAAATTTAGCTTCTCATAAGCCCACTTCGTGGAGATGGAGATACCCGGATAGACGAGAAGAAACCACAATCTGGGCAGACGGGTCAGTTGTTCCAAATCGCCCCCGATTCCCGTAGCCAGAGCCGGACGCCCAAACACAAAAAAGGGCACGTCAGCCCCGAGTTCCCCTGCCATTGCCATAAGGTCGACGCGGCTGAGATTGGTTTTCAGGAGTCGGTTGAGTCCTACCAGAGTGGCTGCCGCATTGCTGCTACCCCCTCCCAGACCCGCAGCCACAGGAATTCTCTTCTCGATCCTGATCTCTACGCCTTGCCGTTTTCCCGCTGCCTCAAGCATCAGGAGGCCGGCCCTGAATGCCAGATTCCTTTCGTCAACCGGGAGGTCCTGTTGACTACAGGATAGATGGATGCCCTCCTTCTCGGTTAGAACGATATGGAGCAGGTCGAAGAGACCGACGGGAACCATCACGCTCCGTATATCATGGTAACCGTCCGGTCTTCTTGCAAGAACCTCCAGTCTGAGGTTGACTTTGGCCGGAGATCTGATCAGGATGGAGGGTGACCTTCCCCGTTGAAGCCACTCCAGGAACAAAACACCTTGGCTGGAACGGTCTTTCATTCGAGTAGCCGCCTCATGCTGGGACAATCGACGCCTCTTCTGCAGTCTGCCTGAAAGACCAGTGTCTCGGGGAAATATTCTCCTCTCACGATGAAGCATTACTCATCGGCCAGATAGATGCATTCCTTGGGGCATTGTTCCACGCAAGCCCCACACTCGATGCATTCCTCCGGGAAAACGACCCTAACGCCCTCCCCTTCCAGCCGGTACACCTCGGAGGGACAAATCTCCATGCAGACACCACATTCATCACAGCACTCCGCATCGATCCTCGGGTACATGACTATGATACGGGCTCCTGCACTATCCGGCAAACCCTCAAGGAGCCGGCCCCCAGAGCCGATTTTCTCCCCGTCTCGCTAAAGGGAGTCGACTCGGGTCACGCCCGGCACCTCCTGTTTCAGGATCCTCTCGACACCCAACTTCAGGGTCATTTGGGACATGGGGCATCCGCCGCACGCCCCTGTCAGCCTTACCTGAACCACTCCACCGTCCTTGACGTCCACGAGCTCAACATCCCCGCCGTCGTGCTGGAGTGCGGGTCTGATCTTTTCCAGAGCCTTTTCTACGAGTTCCCTCATAAATATCTCCTTTCGACTCCACCTCTCTTGGAGTCTCCTCTCCCCCCTTTTAATCGTACCCATAAGACCGGCCATTATCAAGGCAGGGAAAGTCTCTCGCCGAAGAGCCCACCAGACCACAGTTCAACCGTGTTTCTCTTCCAGATATTTCGCTGCCGCGGAGGCAGCCGTTGCACCGTCACCCACAGCCGTGGCGATCTGTTTCAGAAAGCTCTTCCTGGCATCTCCCGCGGCAAACACCCCTTCGGCCGATGTCCTGCAAGCCTCATCGGTGACGATGTAACCGAGTTCGTCCAACTCCACCGTCCCTCTCAGAAAGGCCGTCTTCGGTATGATACCGACAAACATGAAGACCCCGTCTGTCTGGATTTCTCGGGTCTCCTTGGTTTTTACGTTTCTCACCACCACCTTCTCCACGGTTTGATTTCCCTTTATCTCCTCCACAACGCTGTCCCATACGAAGTTTATCTTCGGCTCGGCAAAGGCCTTCTCCTGATAGAACTTCTCGGCCCTCAGGGCGTCACGACGGTGAACGATTGTGATTTCCCTGGCGAATCTGGTGAGGAAGAGGGCTTCGGTGATAGCCGAATCCCCGCCACCCACGACGACGATCCTGCCGCCCTTGAAAAAAGGACCATCGCATGTGGCACAGTATGAGACGCCCCGACCGGTGAACTCCTTCTCACCAGGAACCCCCAGTTTCCTGTACTCCGTCCCCGGACTGAGGATGACCGACCGCCCCCTGTATGTTTTGTCTCCGGCGAGGACGGTCTTGATCTCTTCACCGAGCTCGATGCCCGTGGCCGTTTCGTAGACGATCCTGCACTCAAAGGCCCTCGCCTGCTCTTCCATCAACCGGGTCAATTCACCCCCTGTTATCCCGTCCGGGAATCCCGGATAGTTGTCGATCTCATTGGTGGTGACCATCTGCCCCCCCACGAGGCCGCCTTCAAGCAGAAGCGTGTCGAGCCTTGCCCTTCCTCCATAGAGGCCTGCTGTAAGCCCGGCCGGTCCGCCCCCTACGATGATCAAGTCCAGGGTCCTGTCCCTTCCTTCCCCATCCTTCATAAGCCATTATCCTCCGAGTCTTTGTCGTCTTAATCGCTAAAGTTATAGCCCCCTTCCGGTTTTGTCAAATCGAAATCCTCCCGAGCTCCCTCAATTCTTGCACATCTCCCAAACTATCCTGGTTTCCAAGGATGTTTCTCGATTCTCGAAAACTCCCCCGGATCGGGAAGTCCCGGAAATCCTCGGCACCCGGCCTATCTTGTCGGAACCGGCGCCTCACCCTGTGCCAGTGATTCGGGTTGTTGACAACCTCTGCGGCGAGGGGATAGATTTTTTGTGAAGGACCGCGGGGTAGGGGATTCTATGGGCGGCAAGTTGGACATCAAGGATCTCGGCCGAGGTGAACTGAGGGAACTGGTAAAGGGACTGGGCAAGGAAGACTACCGGGTCCAGCAGATCATCCAGTGGATATATCGCCACAGGGTGAAGTCATTCCAGCAGATGACGAATCTGTCAAAGGGTCTCAGGGATTTTCTCGAGGAGACCTGCCGTTTGGACTATCCTTCCCTCAGGGATCTTGAGATTTCTGCTGATGGTTCCCGGAAATTCCTATTTGGTCTCCGTGACGGTGAGACTGTTGAAAGTGTGCTCATCCCTGACAAGGGCCGCCTCACCCTCTGCATCTCGACCCAGGTCGGCTGTGCCTTGGGCTGCCGTTTCTGCCTCACCGGAGCACGGCCTTACTCGAGAGATCTCTCGGTCTCGGAGATCGTAGGCCAGGTTCTGGCCGTTCAGAGCGCTATCGACACCGGCCGTATCACCAACATCGTCCTCATGGGCATGGGCGAGCCCCTTGCCAACTATGCGAACACCTCAAAGGCCCTTGAGATCATGAGATACAACGAGGGACTCGGGTTTTCCAGAAGGAGAATCACTCTCTCCACCGCCGGTCTGATCCCCGGTATGGACGGGCTCGGGCGGTCTGGGCCGCTCTGCCGCCTCGCTGTCTCACTCAATGCGAGCAACGACGCTACCAGGAGCGCTCTGATGCCGATCAACAGGACTTACCCCCTTGAGGATCTTCTCGAGGCGTGCCGCAGATTTCCCCTCGCTCCACGGGAAAGGATCACCTTCGAGTATGTTCTCATCAAAGGGGTCAACGACTCCCCTGAAGACGCCAGAGCTCTGCCTGAGATTCTCAGGGGGATACGGGCCAAGGTCAACCTCATTCCCTACAATGAGTCTCCCTACCTTCCCTTTGAGCGCCCCGATGAGGAGACCGTCGCAACCTTCCAGCAGATACTCCTCGAAAGGAATCTCACTGCGATTATAAGGAGAAGCCGGGGAGCAGACATCTCGGCAGCGTGCGGCCAGCTGCGGGGAGAGAGCCGGGCTCTTGACTGAAGTTTTCTCGGAAAACTGTGGTACAATTGGTTACCATGTGACTCTTCAAGGGTTTTCAAAGTTTCGGCATTCAGGCGTTGCGATTCGACATCTGGGCTTTGGCATTTGACATTGCTTCTACGATTCCCTAGAATGGTGTCTTCCCAAAAGCTTGGAGAAACAGCATGAACCGTTTGGGTCTGATTGCGGGCTCTGCCTATCGTGATCTTCTCAAGGAAGAGGATACCGAGGCAGTAAGGGTGTCGACGAGTTGCGGGGAGGCTTCCCTGTGGCTGACATCCTCCATGGCCTTTCTCCCACGTCACGGTATGGAGAACGACATCCCCCCACATAGGATCAACCATCAGGCCAACATGCTGGCATTCAAGCAGCTCGGTGTTTCACGGATTCTGGGGGTCAATTCCACTGGAAGCCTGAGAAAGACCCTTCCCCCCACATCCCTCTTGGTTCCCCACGACTACATCAATCTCTGGGGGATCAAGACCGTTTACGACAATGAGATTCGTCATGTTACTCCCGGATTGGATCCTGACCTCAGGGGCCTGATCCTGGGTGCAGCGACGAGGGCGGGGATCCCTGTGGTAGCCGGAGGCGTCTATATACAGACCAGCGGCCCCCGTCTCGAGACAAGAGCCGAGATAGGGATGCTCAAGTTTTTCGGAGATGTGGTTGGGATGACCATGGGCAATGAGGCAACCCTGGCCAAGGAGTTAGACCTCGCCTATGCGAGTATCTGTTCTGTGGACAACTTCTCTCACGGGATCACCAGCACGCCCCTCCGGGAGGATGAGATTCTGGGAAATGCCAGGAAGAATGTGGAGTCTGTCAAGAGATTGATTCGTGCCGTCCTGGAGGAACTCGGATGAGTATACTTATCAAAGGGGTCTCCCTTGATGGAAGGAAAAGGGATATCTATATCGAAGGGAACCTCATCACAGACATCGGGGATTCCATCGATGTCCCTGCCAAGACGGTCCTCACAGGAGCCGGTAAGGCTGCCATCCCCGGCTTTGTGAACGGACACACCCATGCTGCCATGACCCTGCTGCGTGGATATGCAGATGACATGCACCTCCAGGAGTGGTTGGAGAAGAAGATCTGGGTTCTGGAAGCGGAGATGACCGAGGAAGACATTTACTGGGGAGCCAAACTTGCCTGCCTCGAAATGATCAAGACAGGCACCACCTTTTTCAATGACATGTACTGGTTTTGGAATGGAACCGCCCGGGCCGTGGAGGAGATGGGGATCAGGGCCGCCATCAGTGCTGTCTTTATCGATTTTTTCAGCAAGGAAAAGGCGGCACAACAGAGGGCACTTAACGAAGAGCTCTTCAAACAGAGCGCCCGGTTCAGCCGGAGAATCCAATTCGCTCTGGGTCCTCACGCCATTTATACCGTATCGGAGGAGAGCCTGAGATGGGCGGCGGACTTCGCGAGGGAGCACGGCCTCATGCTTCACATCCATCTGTCAGAGACAAAAAAGGAGGTTGATGACTGCATTGAAAAGCATGGGATGCGACCCGTCCAATATCTGGCGAGCATCGGTTTTCTCGGTCCAAACGTCGTCTGTTGCCACAGTGTGTGGGTCTCTGAAGATGAGATCAGCCTGATGAGTGAGCACGGTGTGAAGGTCGTCCATAACCCTGTTTCAAACATGAAACTCGCCGTAGGCGGCACCTTTCCCTATGAAGAGGTCCGTAAAGCGGGTATTACGGCCTGTCTGGGTACGGACGGATGCTCTTCGAACAACAATCTGGACATGTTGGAAACGGTCAAATTCGCCTCTCTCCTCCAGAAACATCACCGGGTGGACAGCACGGTGCTCTGCGCCAAGGACGCCTTCGAGATGGCGACCCTCAAAGGAGCCGAGGCGTTCGGCCTCAAGTGCGGAAAGATCGAGGTCGGCTGTCTGGCCGATCTTGCTCTCGTCGATCTTAGAAGACCGGAAGTGACGCCTCATTTTGATCTTTACTCCGACCTCGCCTATGCTGCCAACGGTTCATGTATCGACACGGTGATCTGCGACGGTAAGGTTCTGATGAAGGGAAGAGAGGTCGCTGGAGAAGAGGAGATCATGGAAGGAGCGAAGCGGACGGCGTTCGATCTGCTCAAACGGGCCTCGGGTTGAAGATGATGGAAAGGAGATTCGTGGTCGATACCACCGTCGGCAAGCTCGCCAAATGGCTTCGAGGCCTTGGCTTCGATACCACCCTCTTCCCTGGCAGGGACCTGCACAGACTCGTCCAAATCGCCCTGGAAGAGGATCGGACTATTCTGACCCGGAATCGGGCCCTCGAGGCGAAGCTGTTTCTCGGGAACATCTTCATTGTCAGAGAAAACAAGCCTGAGCTTCAGGTTGCGGCTGTCCTGCAGGGCCTCGGTCTGGAAGTCGATCCAGGCAAGTTTCTCTGCAGGTGCCTTCTCTGTAACAGCCCCTTGGAAGAGGTTTCCCGCGACGACGTCGAGGGTAGAGTTCCAGAGTACGTGTATCATACCCATCGGGTCTTCAGGCAGTGCCCCAGTTGCGGAAGGATCTACTGGGAAGGAACCCATCCGGCTCGTATGAGAGAGAAAATCAAGAACATACTGGATTCGGCCGGGATTCAACCGGCCTCCGTGTCGACAACAGACCTGGGCTGAGCGGTCTCTGCCTGTGCGAATCATTTCTGGTGAAGCAAAGGGGAAAAAGCTCTATTCACCCAAGGGAAGGGGAGTCCGTCCGACAGCGGACAGGATCAAAGAGGCGATCTTCGATATTCTCGGCCCCGAGTGGCGGGGAATACGGGCTCTCGATCTCTTCTCAGGGACGGGGAGCCTCGGGCTGGAGGCCTTGAGCCGAGGGGCTGAACGAGTTGTTTTTGTGGAGAGGTCCAGGCCAGCCTTGAACGCACTGAACAAGAACATCTCCCTCTGCGGTTTCGGCGCCCGTGCCAGAGTCATGGCCACC
It encodes the following:
- a CDS encoding Mut7-C RNAse domain-containing protein, whose amino-acid sequence is MKMMERRFVVDTTVGKLAKWLRGLGFDTTLFPGRDLHRLVQIALEEDRTILTRNRALEAKLFLGNIFIVRENKPELQVAAVLQGLGLEVDPGKFLCRCLLCNSPLEEVSRDDVEGRVPEYVYHTHRVFRQCPSCGRIYWEGTHPARMREKIKNILDSAGIQPASVSTTDLG